Proteins encoded by one window of Fusarium graminearum PH-1 chromosome 1, whole genome shotgun sequence:
- a CDS encoding nitrate reductase — protein sequence MLIKVHDEILDWEFEIDGLVETPIKMTVRDLINEYQQLTYPVTFVCAGNRRKEQNIVRKTKGFSWGAAGLSTALWTGVAIGDLLAAAKPKRGARYVCFEGADKLPNGYYGTSIKLNWCMDPNRGVMVAHRMNGKTLHPDHGKPVRLVIPGQIGGRSVKWLKKITVTQEPSDNWYHIYDNRVLPTMVSPEESADLPEVWKDEKYAIYDLSTNSAICYPAHQESVTLTNTSESYKVRGYAYGGGGRRITRVEITLDKGKSWRLANIRYHEDDYRNAPEGDTLYGGRVDMWWRETSFCWCLWDLEIPLDELRNADDIMMRAMDESMNIQPRDMYWSVLGMMNNPWFRIVIHKDDNALRFEHPTHPTLKNKGWMERVKEDGGNLTNGYWGEKAPGEVKEVVVKELEKQICLTNPHINREITIEELKAHEGEDEPWFVVNGEVYDGTPYLSGHPGGAASIFGAAGQDATEEFMAIHSENAKAMLPTYHIGTLNKESRAILSGDATATSDDSNREIFLQSKTWSKALLCKKMSISPDTKIFSFKLNHEGQKIGLPTGQHLMMRLRDPATREAIIRSYTPYSDGSDCGQLDILIKIYYDTPQRKGGAMTQALDSLPVGHWVDFKGPVGKFVYHGNGRCIISDRERRVRRFIMVCGGSGITPIRQVLRAVMQDPSDTTPCIVFNGNRSFQDILCKEELDNLEAANPSKCRIINALTDPPPDWSGIKGFVNQALVPEQMALPKPSGEGDELVLVCGPPPMVKAAEATFLGLGFKSDDMVFF from the exons ATGCTCATCAAAGTCC acgatgagattCTCGATTGGGAATTCGAGattgatggccttgtcgaaaCTCCGATAAAGATGACCGTAAGGGATCTTATAAACGAATACCAGCAGTTGACCTATCCAGTTACATTCGTATGTGCTGGAAACCGCCGAAAAGAGCAAAACATCGTACGAAAGACAAAGGGCTTCTCCTGGGGTGCCGCAGGATTATCGACTGCTCTTTGGACCGGCGTTGCTATTGGCGACTTACTTGCTGCTGCAAAACCCAAGCGTGGAGCCCGATATGTTTGCTTTGAGGGAGCAGATAAGCTACCAAATGGATATTATGGGACATCTATCAAACTCAATTGGTGCATGGATCCCAACAGAGGTGTCATGGTTGCACACAGGATGAATGGAAAGACGTTACACCCAGATCATGGCAAGCCTGTCCGCCTCGTTATCCCTGGGCAGATCGGTGGTCGAAGTGTCAAGTGGCTTAAGAAAATCACTGTCACGCAAGAGCCTAGTGACAATTGGTACCACATCTATGATAACCGCGTGCTACCGACTATGGTTTCGCCCGAAGAGAGTGCAGACCTGCCTGAAGTCTGGAAGGACGAGAAATACGCCATCTATGACCTTAGCACCAATAGCGCCATATGCTACCCAGCTCACCAGGAGAGTGTCACTCTCACGAACACTTCGGAAAGTTACAAGGTACGGGGATATGCttatggtggtggtggaagacGCATCACTAGAGTCGAGATTACTCTTGATAAGGGTAAATCATGGAGACTTGCAAACATCCGGTACCATGAGGATGATTATCGCAACGCACCTGAAGGCGATACTCTCTATGGTGGGCGAGTCGACATGTGGTGGCGCGAAACATCGTTCTGCTGGTGCCTCTGGGACCTCGAAATTCCCTTGGACGAATTAAGAAACGCAGACGATATCATGATGCGTGCCATGGATGAATCTATGAACATTCAGCCAAGGGACATGTATTGGAGCGTTCTAGGAATGATGAACAACCCCTGGTTCCGTATTGTGATTCACAAAGACGACAACGCACTCCGTTTCGAGCATCCTACACATCCTACTCTCAAAAACAAAGGTTGGATGGAGCGTGTCAAGGAGGATGGCGGAAACCTCACTAACGGTTATTGGGGCGAGAAGGCTCCTGGTGAAGTGAAGGAAGTTGTCGTTAAGGAGCTTGAAAAACAGATCTGTTTGACAAATCCCCACATCAACCGAGAGATCACCATtgaagagctcaaggctcatgaaggtgaagatgaaCCTTGGTTTGTCGTCAACGGCGAAGTATACGACGGTACCCCTTATCTCTCGGGCCATCCTGGTGGTGCGGCATCTATCTTTGGTGCAGCTGGTCAAGATGCCACTGAAGAATTTATGGCTATTC ACAGTGAAAACGCAAAGGCAATGCTACCAACCTATCACATCGGTACCCTTAATAAGGAGTCTCGTGCCATTCTCAGTGGCgatgcaacagcaacaagcgACGATTCAAATCGAGAAATATTTCTTCAATCCAAGACCTGGAGCAAAGCTCTTCTCTGCAAGAAAATGTCTATTTCACCTGACACTAAGATCTTTtctttcaagctcaaccatgAAGGTCAGAAGATTGGTCTTCCTACCGGCCAACATCTCATGATGCGCCTGCGCGACCCTGCCACACGAGAGGCTATAATCCGCTCATACACACCCTACTCAGATGGATCAGATTGCGGCCAGTTGGACATACTTATCAAGATCTATTATGATACTCCTCAGCGCAAGGGTGGTGCCATGACACAGGCGCTAGACTCACTGCCTGTCGGCCATTGGGTTGACTTCAAGGGGCCTGTGGGCAAGTTTGTCTACCACGGCAACGGTCGCTGCATCATCAGCGACAGAGAGCGCCGTGTTCGTCGCTTCATCATGGTCTGCGGAGGCTCTGGCATCACCCCCATCCGCCAGGTCCTTCGTGCCGTAATGCAAGACCCCAGCGACACAACACCCTGTATTGTCTTTAACGGAAACCGCAGCTTCCAAGATATTCTCTGTAAGGAAGAACTCGACAATCTTGAAGCGGCCAATCCTTCAAAGTGtcgcatcatcaacgccCTCACAGACCCGCCACCCGACTGGAGCGGTATCAAGGGCTTTGTTAACCAAGCACTGGTCCCTGAGCAGATGGCATTGCCCAAACCAAGCGGTGAAGGCGATGAATTGGTACTTGTGTGTGGACCTCCTCCAATGGTTAAAGCCGCCGAGGCCACATTTCTGGGCTTGGGATTCAAATCGGACGATATGGTGTTCTTCTGA